From one Nitrosococcus halophilus Nc 4 genomic stretch:
- the ptsP gene encoding phosphoenolpyruvate--protein phosphotransferase: MTLELHGIGVSRGIAIGKVHILSRDQPEVNEYFLPLNLIENEVQRYQAALSTAKAQLQSIQEQIPDNIPTDIASFINTHLLMLEDKALAIVPIDLIQNRHCNAEWALKLQRDALASVFDEMDDPYLRTRKNDVDHVVNRILRILTNQESPRHEVSGGRLKGYILLADDLTPADIVLMQQQQISGFVTEHGGANSHTSILARSLGIPAIVGLRGARRYVQDDELLIIDGEQGILLAGVDAFLIEKFREKRLAQQRRLAALTALRSQPAITLEGQPITLEANIELPEDLPLVADSGAEGIGLYRTEFLYMNRTTPPDEEEQLSAYTRVVEALGGAPVTIRTVDLGADKTVDGGRLNTPVATNPALGLRAIRLCLREPGLFRPQLRAILRTSAQAPVRLLLPMICTLQELTQVMMLLEDCKRELKRQGLKYDPALPVGAMIEVPATAICADIFARHLDFLSIGTNDLIQYTLAIDRIDDEVNYLYDPLHPAVLQLIHHTIVAGEKTGTAISMCGEMAGDPRYTRLLLALGLRDFSMHPASLLEVKRVITESNQQKLTEVSQQFLECYDLSEMQALLDQINEDLPN, encoded by the coding sequence ATGACCCTTGAACTGCACGGGATCGGCGTCTCGCGAGGCATCGCTATCGGTAAAGTTCATATACTTTCCCGCGATCAGCCCGAGGTCAACGAATATTTCCTGCCCCTGAACCTTATCGAAAACGAGGTTCAACGGTACCAAGCAGCGCTCAGCACTGCCAAGGCGCAACTCCAGTCTATTCAGGAGCAAATTCCGGACAATATCCCCACCGATATCGCTTCTTTTATCAACACTCACCTGTTAATGCTCGAAGACAAGGCGTTGGCTATTGTGCCCATAGATCTCATCCAGAATCGGCACTGTAATGCCGAATGGGCACTCAAACTACAGCGTGACGCCCTGGCAAGCGTTTTCGATGAGATGGACGATCCTTATCTTCGCACCCGCAAAAATGATGTGGACCACGTCGTCAATCGCATTCTTCGGATCCTGACTAACCAAGAGAGCCCCCGCCATGAAGTCTCCGGGGGGCGGCTTAAGGGTTATATTTTGCTGGCCGACGACTTGACCCCTGCCGACATTGTCTTAATGCAGCAGCAGCAAATTAGCGGTTTTGTCACCGAGCATGGTGGGGCTAACTCCCACACCAGTATCCTCGCCCGCAGCTTGGGGATTCCAGCTATCGTCGGCCTCCGTGGGGCTCGCCGCTATGTCCAAGATGACGAATTGCTAATCATCGATGGCGAACAAGGAATCTTGCTCGCCGGGGTCGATGCTTTTCTTATCGAAAAATTTCGGGAAAAGCGGCTCGCTCAGCAGCGCCGCCTTGCCGCGCTGACGGCACTCAGGAGCCAACCTGCTATCACCCTCGAGGGGCAACCCATCACCCTCGAGGCTAATATTGAATTGCCAGAAGATTTGCCCCTCGTGGCCGATTCCGGTGCCGAGGGAATCGGCCTCTACCGCACTGAGTTTTTGTATATGAACCGCACCACCCCACCCGATGAGGAAGAGCAGTTAAGTGCCTACACCCGGGTAGTAGAAGCCCTTGGGGGAGCGCCAGTGACCATTCGCACCGTGGATTTGGGGGCTGACAAAACCGTGGATGGAGGCCGCCTCAATACCCCGGTGGCGACTAATCCTGCCCTAGGCCTGCGCGCCATTCGCCTGTGTCTGCGGGAACCTGGGCTATTCCGCCCCCAACTGCGGGCCATTCTCCGAACCTCGGCTCAGGCCCCCGTACGGTTGCTGCTACCGATGATCTGCACCTTACAAGAGCTGACCCAAGTGATGATGTTGTTAGAGGATTGCAAACGGGAACTTAAGCGCCAAGGACTGAAATATGACCCGGCATTGCCCGTAGGGGCCATGATTGAGGTTCCCGCCACCGCCATCTGCGCCGATATTTTTGCGCGCCACCTAGACTTCCTTTCCATTGGCACCAATGATCTTATCCAGTATACACTGGCCATCGACCGCATCGATGACGAGGTCAATTACCTCTACGATCCCTTACACCCAGCAGTATTGCAGCTCATTCATCACACTATCGTGGCCGGAGAAAAAACGGGCACAGCCATCTCCATGTGCGGCGAAATGGCAGGGGATCCCCGCTATACGCGGCTACTGTTGGCACTGGGGCTGAGAGATTTTAGTATGCATCCGGCCTCCTTGCTGGAAGTCAAACGGGTGATCACCGAAAGTAACCAACAAAAGCTTACGGAAGTCTCCCAACAGTTCTTAGAATGCTACGATCTCTCAGAGATGCAAGCCCTA
- a CDS encoding HPr family phosphocarrier protein, with protein sequence MTQNEVTIINKLGLHARAAAKFVTLASRFKSEIRIQRGTKEVNGKSIMGVMMLAASQGTRLCIMASGPDEEEALQQLKTLVNERFGEHE encoded by the coding sequence ATGACACAGAATGAGGTGACTATTATTAATAAGCTGGGGCTACATGCCCGGGCTGCAGCCAAATTCGTCACTCTAGCTTCTCGCTTTAAAAGCGAGATACGCATTCAGCGGGGGACAAAAGAGGTCAATGGAAAAAGCATCATGGGCGTGATGATGCTGGCGGCGTCCCAGGGAACCCGCCTCTGTATTATGGCCTCGGGCCCCGATGAGGAAGAAGCTCTACAGCAACTGAAAACGCTGGTGAATGAGCGCTTTGGAGAACACGAATGA
- a CDS encoding PTS sugar transporter subunit IIA, producing the protein MTVGVLIITHDNIGSSLLDTTNDMLGSCPLQIQILPVTRASHPDALRERARELIHSLDTGHGVLVLTDMYGSTPSNIACYAADAQHAQIVTGLNLPMLIRVLNYPRLSLTELTEKAISGGREGVCACFTTMRKQDDTE; encoded by the coding sequence ATGACCGTCGGCGTGCTTATTATCACTCACGATAATATTGGCTCGTCTTTGTTGGATACCACCAACGACATGCTGGGCAGCTGTCCTCTTCAGATCCAAATACTCCCTGTGACCCGCGCCTCTCACCCCGATGCTTTGCGGGAACGAGCACGAGAGCTAATCCATAGTTTGGACACCGGCCACGGGGTTTTAGTCTTGACTGATATGTATGGTTCCACCCCCAGTAACATCGCCTGTTACGCAGCGGACGCCCAACATGCGCAGATCGTCACAGGCCTTAACCTGCCCATGCTGATACGAGTGCTGAATTACCCACGCTTGAGCCTCACCGAACTCACAGAAAAAGCGATAAGCGGCGGGCGCGAAGGGGTTTGTGCCTGCTTTACCACCATGAGGAAACAGGATGACACAGAATGA
- the rapZ gene encoding RNase adapter RapZ: MKLLIISGVSGSGKSIALHALEDQGFYCIDNLPVYLLPVFAQKMQQDDAQQLRAAVGIDARNLPQELQQFPQILEDIENVGAHCHIIFLDASDATLLKRFSETRRKHPLNNIPLAEAIRHERELLEAIAEKADLRIDTTCTTVHQLRDLISERVGDGARTGMSLLFQSFGYKHGVPLDADFVFDVRCLPNPYWEPHLRPLSGRDQEVIAYLERHEAVAQMRQDLITFLQHWLQRFQETNRSYLTVAIGCTGGQHRSVYLTEQLTAHFHSAHSRVLCRHRELS, from the coding sequence ATGAAATTGCTAATCATCAGCGGTGTATCGGGATCAGGCAAAAGTATTGCCCTTCATGCCTTAGAAGATCAGGGTTTCTATTGCATTGATAATCTGCCTGTCTACCTTCTTCCCGTCTTTGCCCAAAAGATGCAACAGGATGATGCCCAGCAACTCCGCGCCGCCGTCGGTATCGATGCCCGCAACCTTCCCCAAGAACTACAACAATTTCCCCAGATCCTAGAGGACATTGAAAATGTGGGGGCTCACTGCCATATCATCTTTCTTGATGCCAGTGACGCCACCCTTCTTAAACGCTTTAGTGAAACCCGCCGCAAACACCCACTCAACAATATTCCTCTCGCCGAGGCCATCCGCCATGAGCGGGAGTTATTAGAGGCCATTGCCGAAAAAGCCGATCTTAGGATTGATACCACCTGCACCACGGTCCACCAGCTACGGGATTTAATCAGCGAACGGGTCGGCGATGGTGCGCGTACGGGAATGTCACTGCTATTTCAATCCTTTGGCTACAAACATGGCGTCCCCCTCGACGCTGACTTTGTATTTGACGTCCGCTGTCTTCCTAACCCCTATTGGGAACCCCATTTACGTCCCTTAAGCGGGCGTGACCAAGAAGTGATTGCCTATCTTGAGCGCCACGAGGCCGTCGCCCAAATGCGGCAAGACTTGATTACCTTCTTACAGCACTGGCTGCAACGGTTTCAAGAGACCAATCGCAGCTATCTGACGGTGGCCATCGGATGCACAGGGGGACAGCATCGTTCAGTTTATTTAACAGAGCAGCTCACAGCCCATTTCCATTCCGCCCATAGCCGAGTACTTTGCCGCCATCGGGAATTGTCATGA
- a CDS encoding HPr kinase/phosphorylase-related protein, with protein MSSPNEDNVTGHGVLLVIFDSGVLLRGESGVGKSSLALELIRRGHRLIADDAPLFQRASATQLMGSCPSVLQDFLTVPGLGVVDIRAIYGSQAIAAQHPIDLVIHLIPNKHIEPLTRSLGQWEQLNVKVPELTLPLGGNLQPATMIETAVQDYQLRSKGYDALLELQQRQQKLLNPSPPRHK; from the coding sequence ATGAGCAGCCCCAATGAAGACAATGTCACAGGTCATGGCGTGCTGCTGGTGATTTTCGACTCCGGGGTGCTCTTGAGGGGGGAAAGCGGCGTTGGCAAAAGTAGCCTCGCCCTAGAATTAATCCGGCGGGGACACCGTTTAATTGCGGACGATGCCCCCCTTTTCCAGCGGGCATCAGCCACCCAATTGATGGGTAGTTGCCCCTCTGTATTGCAGGATTTTCTAACCGTGCCAGGTTTGGGCGTTGTCGATATTCGCGCGATTTATGGCAGTCAGGCCATCGCCGCGCAACACCCCATTGATCTCGTCATCCATCTTATCCCTAACAAACATATCGAACCGCTCACCCGCAGCCTTGGTCAGTGGGAGCAGCTAAACGTGAAAGTGCCTGAACTTACCCTGCCCTTGGGGGGTAATTTGCAACCCGCCACGATGATAGAAACAGCCGTCCAAGACTATCAGCTACGGAGCAAAGGTTATGATGCCTTGCTTGAGCTGCAACAGCGGCAACAGAAGCTCCTCAACCCTTCCCCTCCTAGGCACAAATAA
- the ptsN gene encoding PTS IIA-like nitrogen regulatory protein PtsN produces the protein MQITELLIPEQIAVGAVAGSKKRVLERLSELLARGTDDLDSTDVFDCLLARERLGSTGLGDGIAIPHARMAGNQHTLAAFVRLDQGIDFDALDQQPVDLFCALLVPEESAQIHVQLLAQLAEMFRDPELCTRLRQAKDPHNLLEVLKEWEQTSAPTGIVD, from the coding sequence ATGCAGATTACCGAGCTCCTCATCCCAGAACAAATCGCTGTGGGTGCCGTTGCAGGCAGCAAAAAACGGGTGCTAGAGCGGCTCAGCGAGTTGCTTGCCCGGGGCACGGATGACCTGGACTCGACGGATGTTTTCGATTGCCTACTTGCCAGGGAACGTCTTGGCAGCACCGGTCTTGGGGATGGGATCGCCATCCCCCATGCCCGCATGGCTGGCAACCAACACACCCTCGCGGCATTCGTCCGCCTGGACCAGGGAATCGATTTTGATGCCCTCGATCAACAGCCAGTCGATCTATTCTGCGCCTTGCTGGTTCCGGAAGAATCAGCGCAAATCCACGTGCAACTCCTTGCTCAGCTTGCGGAAATGTTCCGTGATCCGGAGCTATGTACGCGCCTACGGCAAGCCAAGGACCCCCATAACCTGCTGGAAGTCCTAAAGGAATGGGAACAAACCTCTGCGCCTACCGGTATTGTCGACTAA
- the hpf gene encoding ribosome hibernation-promoting factor, HPF/YfiA family — protein MQVNLTGHHVEITQALRSYVENKCERLERHFDQLTNIHVVLSVEKKRQKAEATLHVSKANVFASAEDEDMYAAIDDLVDKLDRQIKKHREKLTDHRRSEGVMKKQQQG, from the coding sequence ATGCAAGTGAATCTCACTGGCCATCACGTTGAAATCACTCAAGCCCTGCGGAGCTATGTGGAAAATAAGTGCGAGCGCCTAGAACGCCACTTTGATCAATTGACTAATATTCACGTCGTCCTTAGTGTTGAAAAAAAGAGGCAGAAAGCTGAAGCAACACTGCATGTCAGCAAAGCCAATGTATTTGCCTCCGCCGAAGACGAGGACATGTATGCCGCCATTGACGATCTAGTGGACAAATTAGATCGGCAGATTAAAAAGCACCGGGAGAAACTGACCGACCACCGCCGTAGTGAGGGGGTAATGAAAAAGCAGCAGCAAGGATAG
- a CDS encoding RNA polymerase factor sigma-54 → MKTSLQLRLGQQLTMTPQLQQAIRLLQLSSLELQTEIQQALESNPLLEQSESEEGQESLDTDEVREAITPEGNELNASLGEAIPDELPVDSSWNDIYDSLPLPAASGDESLPDLENQGNREETLQEHLLWQARLVATNEKDLAIATAIIDSINEEGYLCSTLEEIQQSLGEDIEVEPGEVEVMLHQIQNFDPPGAGARDLGECLLLQLKQYPPGTPWLEEATLLLSQHIATLGKRDYAQLMRAMKLSEQELGATIHLIQSLNPRPGTQIQPSKTEYVVPDVYVTKQSNSWHVELNPDIAPRLRVNTQYASLIRRADDSLTNSYLKNQLQEARWFLKSLHSRNETLLKVACCIVECQQGFLEHGEEAMRPLVLHDIAEAVSMHESTISRVTTNKYMHTPRGIYELKYFFSSHVATNSGGECSATAIRALIKKLIAGEEPRKPLSDSKIAQILSEQGIKVARRTIAKYRENLNIPPSNERKRLI, encoded by the coding sequence ATGAAAACCTCTCTCCAACTACGCCTTGGGCAACAACTCACGATGACGCCCCAGTTGCAACAAGCCATTCGCCTGTTGCAGCTCTCGTCCTTGGAATTACAAACGGAAATCCAACAGGCGCTAGAATCAAATCCACTGCTTGAGCAAAGTGAAAGCGAAGAGGGGCAGGAATCTTTAGATACCGATGAAGTAAGGGAAGCCATTACCCCTGAGGGCAATGAATTAAATGCCTCACTGGGCGAGGCAATCCCCGACGAATTGCCGGTAGATAGCAGTTGGAACGATATCTATGACAGCTTACCGCTGCCCGCTGCTTCTGGAGATGAATCCCTACCCGATCTGGAAAACCAAGGCAATCGGGAAGAAACCTTACAAGAACACTTGCTCTGGCAGGCCCGTTTGGTAGCGACTAACGAGAAAGATCTCGCCATTGCCACCGCCATCATCGATTCGATTAATGAAGAAGGCTATTTGTGCAGCACCCTTGAGGAGATACAGCAAAGCCTAGGAGAGGACATTGAGGTTGAGCCTGGGGAAGTGGAAGTCATGTTGCATCAAATACAAAATTTCGACCCTCCTGGTGCCGGGGCTCGTGACTTAGGCGAGTGCCTGCTGTTACAGCTGAAACAATACCCCCCGGGCACCCCCTGGCTAGAAGAAGCAACGCTGTTGTTGTCCCAACATATCGCCACACTGGGTAAACGGGACTATGCCCAATTGATGCGGGCAATGAAACTCTCGGAACAAGAATTAGGGGCAACTATCCACCTGATCCAATCCCTCAACCCACGGCCAGGGACCCAAATACAACCCAGTAAAACCGAATACGTAGTACCTGATGTCTATGTCACCAAGCAAAGTAACAGTTGGCATGTTGAACTTAATCCTGATATCGCGCCACGTCTGCGGGTCAATACCCAGTATGCCAGCCTAATCCGGCGGGCTGATGATAGCCTCACCAACAGCTATCTCAAAAACCAGCTCCAAGAAGCTCGCTGGTTCCTTAAAAGTTTACATAGCCGCAATGAAACATTGCTCAAAGTTGCTTGCTGCATTGTGGAGTGCCAGCAGGGATTTCTTGAACACGGCGAAGAAGCCATGCGCCCTTTAGTGCTCCACGATATTGCAGAAGCCGTCTCCATGCATGAATCCACCATCTCTCGGGTCACGACCAACAAATATATGCATACCCCCCGAGGAATCTATGAGCTAAAATACTTTTTTTCCAGCCATGTGGCTACCAACAGTGGCGGAGAGTGTTCCGCAACTGCCATCCGTGCCCTTATCAAGAAGCTGATTGCTGGGGAAGAGCCCCGCAAACCCCTAAGCGATAGCAAAATCGCGCAAATCTTATCCGAACAAGGAATTAAAGTGGCACGGCGTACCATCGCCAAGTATCGGGAAAACTTGAATATCCCCCCTTCCAATGAACGAAAAAGATTGATCTAA
- the lptB gene encoding LPS export ABC transporter ATP-binding protein: MSRLSAYHLAKCYQSRWVVRDVSLELSSGEVVGLLGPNGAGKTTCFYMLVGLISIDKGLISLDHHEITRYPIHRRARLGISYLPQEASVFRKLTVAENIMAIAETRSDLTKPARRQLVDELLHELNITHVKNTLGMSLSGGERRRVEIARALAVEPQFILLDEPFAGVDPISVLDIQGIIRQLTERGIGVLITDHNVRETLGICQYAYIVNEGEVIAKGQPQEILNNERVKEVYLGYNFHL, translated from the coding sequence ATGAGCAGGCTATCAGCCTATCATCTTGCCAAATGCTACCAATCCCGCTGGGTGGTCAGGGATGTTTCTCTAGAACTCTCAAGCGGCGAGGTCGTGGGCCTACTCGGCCCCAATGGCGCCGGTAAGACAACCTGTTTCTACATGCTAGTGGGCTTAATTTCAATCGACAAAGGCCTCATATCCCTAGATCACCACGAGATCACCCGCTACCCCATTCACCGCCGGGCCCGTTTAGGGATCAGCTATCTACCCCAAGAGGCCTCGGTTTTCCGGAAGCTGACCGTAGCCGAAAATATTATGGCCATTGCAGAAACCCGGAGCGATCTGACAAAACCGGCTCGCCGACAACTAGTGGACGAGCTGTTGCATGAACTCAATATTACCCATGTGAAAAATACCTTGGGGATGAGCCTCTCCGGCGGAGAACGGCGACGGGTTGAAATTGCCCGCGCCCTGGCAGTAGAACCGCAATTTATACTATTAGACGAGCCTTTTGCCGGAGTAGACCCTATTTCGGTGCTAGACATCCAGGGTATCATCCGGCAACTGACGGAACGGGGGATCGGGGTCTTAATTACCGACCACAATGTCCGGGAAACCCTAGGAATCTGTCAGTATGCTTATATTGTGAATGAAGGCGAAGTCATCGCCAAAGGTCAACCTCAGGAAATTCTGAACAATGAACGAGTAAAGGAAGTTTATTTGGGGTACAATTTTCATCTTTAA
- the lptA gene encoding lipopolysaccharide transport periplasmic protein LptA has product MSRHLGLKLATLWLIFGGLNGETAWALSSDQEQPIHIEADRGELDDRKQIAVYRGNVHLTQGTLRIDSDILTIYYTPGKKLEKAIAEGQPAWYRQRPDNSDEDIRAKALRMEYHANTATIYLLQKAHVWQGANEFTGDRIVYETEHDIVRGEGSKTGDGRVHVTIRPDNSNTPGSEPTPESSTPIPAEPEPPENQEGDNQALNPELAHGRTTTWLNLRTGPDTDYSKAALLPPRTPITILERQAEWLHISTLAEGESIEGWVHADFIRLLNGHGE; this is encoded by the coding sequence ATGAGCCGGCACCTAGGCCTTAAACTGGCCACCCTTTGGCTTATTTTCGGGGGTCTAAATGGCGAAACTGCCTGGGCCTTATCCAGCGATCAGGAGCAACCCATCCATATTGAGGCCGATCGAGGGGAGCTAGATGATCGCAAACAGATCGCGGTGTATCGTGGCAACGTTCATCTTACCCAGGGTACCCTGCGCATCGACTCCGATATTCTAACTATCTACTACACGCCGGGAAAAAAACTGGAAAAAGCCATTGCCGAAGGCCAACCCGCCTGGTATCGGCAACGACCCGACAATAGCGATGAAGATATCCGGGCTAAAGCGCTGCGGATGGAATATCACGCCAACACGGCAACCATTTATCTTTTACAAAAGGCTCATGTCTGGCAGGGTGCCAATGAATTTACCGGTGATCGTATCGTCTACGAAACAGAACATGACATTGTGAGGGGGGAAGGCTCCAAGACGGGGGATGGCCGAGTCCACGTTACGATCCGTCCTGACAACAGTAATACTCCCGGCAGTGAACCTACTCCTGAAAGCTCAACCCCCATCCCGGCAGAGCCAGAGCCCCCGGAAAATCAAGAAGGTGATAACCAGGCGCTCAATCCTGAATTAGCCCATGGGCGAACCACAACTTGGCTAAACTTACGCACCGGTCCCGACACCGATTACAGCAAAGCAGCCCTCCTCCCGCCCCGAACGCCCATCACCATCTTAGAACGACAAGCGGAATGGCTACATATCTCCACACTTGCCGAAGGCGAATCAATAGAAGGTTGGGTCCATGCCGACTTTATTCGCTTGCTAAATGGGCACGGGGAATAA
- the lptC gene encoding LPS export ABC transporter periplasmic protein LptC encodes MFNEDPERPSPTDPNRRTADYFMEEFTLTLMDQEGLPLYRLEGTHMVHYPATDTVEVTAPHAVFYHQVVPRWEVVAERGLTNSQGDEIYLLGEVVIRQFGADAKTNKMKILTQDVRVEPRAEYAETNQPVTLLNNLGKTHAVGAQVYLKEERIELLSQVRGDYEPAPRP; translated from the coding sequence TTGTTCAATGAAGACCCCGAACGCCCTAGCCCCACAGATCCGAACAGGCGTACTGCCGATTATTTCATGGAAGAGTTTACCTTGACGTTAATGGACCAAGAGGGTCTCCCACTTTACCGCTTGGAGGGTACTCACATGGTCCATTACCCGGCTACCGATACCGTGGAAGTCACGGCGCCACATGCGGTTTTTTACCATCAAGTCGTCCCCCGCTGGGAAGTGGTGGCTGAACGGGGCTTGACCAATAGCCAAGGCGATGAGATTTACCTGCTAGGAGAAGTCGTTATTCGCCAATTTGGAGCCGATGCCAAAACCAACAAGATGAAAATCTTAACCCAGGATGTACGGGTAGAACCCAGGGCAGAATATGCCGAGACTAATCAACCTGTCACGTTGCTAAATAACTTGGGCAAAACTCATGCCGTCGGGGCTCAAGTGTATCTGAAAGAGGAGCGTATAGAACTATTATCGCAGGTAAGAGGGGACTATGAGCCGGCACCTAGGCCTTAA
- the kdsC gene encoding 3-deoxy-manno-octulosonate-8-phosphatase KdsC, with protein MQEVFARASAIKLVIFDVDGVLTDGGLYLSDDGQEYKVFHSRDGHGMKMLQYTGVRIGIITGRTSQVVNHRMENLGITHVYQGQQVKLPAYEHLLEKLNLQPHETAYVGDDVVDLAIMQRVGLAIAVQDAHPLVKQHAHWITPKPGGRGAARDACELIMEAQGTLEAQLEKHY; from the coding sequence ATGCAGGAGGTATTTGCCAGAGCCTCGGCTATCAAATTGGTCATTTTTGATGTGGATGGCGTGCTCACCGATGGGGGCCTTTACCTAAGTGATGACGGCCAGGAGTACAAGGTCTTTCATTCCCGCGATGGCCACGGCATGAAAATGCTACAATACACGGGGGTTCGAATTGGGATTATTACCGGCCGAACCTCTCAAGTAGTCAACCATCGTATGGAAAACCTCGGAATCACCCATGTGTACCAAGGCCAACAAGTTAAACTCCCTGCCTACGAACATCTGCTTGAAAAGCTCAACCTCCAACCCCATGAAACGGCCTATGTGGGCGACGATGTGGTGGATTTGGCCATTATGCAGCGGGTAGGATTGGCCATCGCCGTCCAAGATGCTCATCCCCTGGTCAAGCAGCATGCCCATTGGATTACCCCCAAACCTGGCGGTCGGGGTGCCGCTCGTGATGCCTGCGAGCTAATCATGGAAGCCCAGGGAACTCTCGAAGCGCAGCTGGAGAAGCATTATTAA
- a CDS encoding KpsF/GutQ family sugar-phosphate isomerase: MVSNPLNSPLSSYNEDLDKRLAQLGAAVIETEASAVAALRTRINGNFAAACKYMLACTARIVVLGMGKSGHIGGKIAATLASTGTPAFFVHPGEASHGDLGMITEKDVVLALSNSGETEEICTILPLIKRLGVPLIALTGQPQSTLGKAADVHIDISVEKEACPLGLAPTASSTATLAMGDALAIALLEARGFTAEDFARSHPGGRLGRRLLLRISDIMHRGEAIPAVTEDVLLSNALLEMTRKGLGMTAVVDVQNQVVGIFTDGDLRRALDRGIDVHATPIAAIMTTHCKTLGPELLAAEALQMMQRHRINALLVVDHEQHLIGALNMHDLLRAGVL, encoded by the coding sequence ATGGTCAGCAACCCATTGAATTCACCCCTATCCAGCTACAACGAGGATCTGGATAAACGGCTGGCCCAGCTAGGAGCAGCTGTTATCGAAACTGAAGCCAGTGCTGTAGCTGCATTGAGAACTCGAATTAACGGGAATTTTGCCGCTGCCTGCAAATACATGCTCGCCTGCACGGCCCGTATTGTGGTGCTAGGAATGGGCAAATCCGGCCATATTGGCGGAAAAATCGCGGCAACCCTAGCCAGCACAGGTACTCCTGCTTTTTTTGTCCACCCAGGTGAAGCCAGCCACGGCGATCTAGGGATGATTACCGAAAAGGATGTGGTGCTGGCGCTTTCCAATTCTGGAGAAACTGAAGAAATCTGTACTATTCTTCCCCTGATCAAACGTCTAGGCGTTCCCTTGATTGCGCTGACAGGACAGCCCCAATCAACCCTTGGAAAAGCTGCCGATGTTCACATCGATATTAGTGTCGAGAAAGAAGCTTGTCCCCTGGGGTTGGCCCCCACCGCAAGCAGTACGGCAACGCTAGCCATGGGTGATGCCCTTGCCATTGCCTTGCTAGAGGCACGGGGGTTCACAGCGGAGGATTTTGCCCGCTCTCATCCCGGCGGCCGCCTGGGAAGGCGACTCTTGCTTCGGATTAGCGACATCATGCATCGGGGGGAGGCCATCCCCGCGGTCACGGAGGATGTGCTCTTGAGCAATGCCTTGCTGGAAATGACCCGTAAAGGGCTAGGAATGACAGCCGTCGTTGATGTTCAAAACCAGGTCGTCGGCATATTTACCGACGGAGACTTGCGCCGGGCCCTCGACCGGGGGATCGATGTTCATGCCACCCCAATTGCCGCCATCATGACCACCCATTGTAAAACCCTCGGTCCTGAACTCCTTGCCGCTGAAGCCTTGCAAATGATGCAGCGTCATCGTATTAATGCGCTCCTTGTGGTAGATCACGAGCAACACTTAATTGGCGCTTTAAATATGCATGACCTGCTTCGGGCAGGTGTCTTGTAG